The window GTGTGAGGTGACCGCTCGAATAGCCGGCCTCACCTCTCCAGGCGGAGCCGACCGCCTTCTTCTCGAACACAAAAAGCTCGGGGACGTTTTCAACATCGAGATTTCGCAACACTGCCGCGCGCGCGACCAAGGCCGCTGCCTTGGGACCGCCCCCCACAATGGCAAGCTTTTTGGTCATAGCGCTTCTTTACCCTGTTCGCCGCGCGTTCGTCACTGATCCCGCTCGCACCGGCTACAGTTCGACGGATCACAAGGCAAGCCTTTGGTCGCCAAAGGGAAATGGCAAATTCGGATGCCGACCGGGTTCGATGTGGGCATTCAAGCAAGGTCGGTTCGGCGTATCGCTGGCAGAGCGTGACCTTCAAGGTTAGCTGAGGAACTACCCGTTCGGGCGGATGCTACCGCTCGGCACGAGACTGGCGAATGCCGGGTTTGCCCCCACGAAACGGCGTGGCGCCTTGGCGAAACCAACCCTTCTTTGTCGTTCAGCTGCCGATTTCCAATCTCTGGAGCGGTCAGCTCCTTGCTTCGGACGAGGCCAACACGCTCGGCTTGAAGGCCGAAGCTAGCGCTACCCATACTGCTCACTCGCCCCCGTTCGCAAGCTCAGTTGCGATCAGCTGATACCGGGCCTTCAAATCACCCCCGGTGGCGAACGCCAATAAATCTTCTTTCGACAGTATGCCGTCGCGGAGAAACTTGGAGAGGTAGGTTTGGCAGAACTCAATGGAAAGCATGGACTGATCGATCCGACCAAGGATCTCCTCGCAGCTCTTGATATTGCGTTCAATCAGCTTCCGGATGTCCGATAGCCGGTTAATCTCGCTGACCACCCTCCCGATCAGCAGGTCGAGAATGTTTGTGTCGAGATCGACCTTTCGGTCAGCGACTGCAAGGTCGCGCGCCACCAGATAAGCCAGACCAAGATTGGAAAAATCGCCGTGCAGCATATCGATCACGACGATGAACCCGTAGCCGGGGCGATACGCGACATTCTCGACGCGCTTTAGCAACGACGGATTGATCGACGACCGATCGAGGACGATGATCGCTTGCGTACTTTTGCGATTGACCTGCGCTTCCAACAACTGACTGAGAGCCGTGTCGATATTCTTACCATACCAGTCGCGCTCGTCAGGATTACCCAAGCTGATCGCTTTATCGAATTTGCACTCGATGACGATAGACTGATCGTCCCCGCCGTCAATGGCGCACAGAATATCGCCAGTCTTGTTCTTCGGCAGAGTGCCCGTAATATTGCCAGTCGGCGAGATCGTGTCACCGATGCCCTTAGCAGTAAGAAAGTCGTCGAGATAGTTCGCCACCGCAATCTCGCCGGCAACGCCCTTCATCGAACTTTTCGAGAAAAGCTCCGTGCTCATTTCGAGCCGGATCTTCAACGATTCGAGTTCCGTGCCGAGTTCGTTCTCAGTCCGGGCCAGAAAGGCTGATAGGCGTTCCTGGCTTAGTGCAAGCACACCTATATGAAGCGCCTTTGCAAAAACGCCATCGCGCTGATCAACGGGAACCCGGTCGAAATAGTCGAAAATCAGGTCATTCTCCAGCTCGATACCAGAGACTTCGAGCCTGCGAAGGCCGTGATTGAGTTTAATAGAAGACATTACAGTCCTGAATTCTATCCGTTAGACCTTACTGTACCGATAGGTGCCTTTGATCTCGGCATTGAGGAAAACTCCCTTCGAATCCGCAAGCTTGAAGGCCTCCCAAATTTGCTGCGGGACATCGAAATACTGATATGCCGAGCCGTTATGGAACGACACCTGCAGCGTCAGGGTATCAGAATCATATTTAAGCGAGGCGATGTTCGAGGATTCGAACGCGTCATAGGTTTCCATTTTCTATCCTTGCGTTTCGTCGAGATTGACTAATGCGGATGTGAACGGGGTCTGTTGCCGCCACAACGCCACGACTTCCTCATAATTCGGATCAGCTTCCATCGGAATACCCCAGCCACCGGGAATCATCGAATCATCGGGACTTGTTTCATCGCACACCACCGGGTCGGCACTGTCGGGGCGCTTGTCCTTCGGCGGAGGCTCGATCATCGTGCGCATCGGGATACCCACACCTTCGCCAAGGATGATCGCCTCGCCTGTCCGCAGGATGGGCAACATACTGGTAAGACCTTCAAGGTTCTCGGAAATCGCTCCGGTAATTTTTGACCGGTCGTTACCATTGGACAGACGTAACGCGAAAAAGGTGCCGCATTGCGACAGAATGGTCGAGTTGATCTCGGACGGGCGCTGGCTAACAATCATCGCGCCAATACCGTACTTTCGCCCTTCTTTGACGATGCGTTGCACCACAGTTGAAGCACGTCCGCCGATGTCACCATTGAGGTAGGTATGGGCCTCTTCGAGCACCAGCAGTAGCGGTCGCTCGCGGCCGCCCTGCGAAAGGTGGCGTGCCCAAAACAAGCAATCGTATATCAACCGAAGAAGAATACCGATCACGTCGTTGGTGATCGCGCTCGGGACGCCGGACAGGTCTAGAATGGTAACCGGCCGGTCCGATCCGATCCACCCTTTCATCAGGCACGCCAGCGTCTCCTCGGTCTTCCCCTCCGGATCGGGATCCCACCCGCCCGGACGCAGGAAGAAATTGTACCGGGGGATACGAAGCTTTGCTCCAAACGCCTCGAGCTGCGCACGTATGTTCAAGGTCTCAGGCAGATAGTTGATTTTCTCGTCGTCGCCCGCAACGCTTTTAACCTCGCGAAAGCGCGGAGGGAGGCCCTTTGATGCGTCACCCTTGATCGGCTGGCCATGCGCATCAAGCTTGTATGCCCAGTTTTCCTCGACCGGGGTTTTGCCCTTACCTGAGAAATAGGTGCCGAACTCCTGGCAGTACAGGTCGTACCACAGCTTCTTGATATCGAACGGAATTGGCGAATCCGCGTTTACAGCTTCGGGATCGATGTCGCTGTCGTCATCAGATTCGACTGTCGCGACCTTCGCTGCGATGATGCGCTCCATGATGAGATTTCTGGCCTTTGAATCCACTGGAAAGGACCCGAAGGTCAGGCTCATGAGTTCATCAAATTCCATCGCCCAGAATGGGAGACACAGCCGTTCCTGATCTGCCTTGCTGGCGTCAACGTTGACCTTGTAGACATGAGCACGATCCGCAAACGCGGCCTGATATTCACCGTGGATATCAAGAATCAGGATACGCGACGACGGATAGTTCTTCGCCGACGACAAGGATCGTACGACGCTCGCTACAGTAGTTGATTTTCCCGACCCGTCGTCCCCACCACCGCGCTATGCCGGGTGACTAGTTTGTTGATATCCACGAGCGCGTCGATGGACTGAGATCCCGCGATGTGGCCGACCTTCACAAGGTGATGTTGTTTGCCGCGCCGTCCGTAGATCCGCTCAAGATCACGTTGCGACACCAAATGGACATCGTCATCGATCGTCGGATATTGCGAGATTCCGCGCCGGAACTGGCCACCTGCCGAGCCCTCGCCGATAAGTTGAACCTTTAGCCAACGATATCCGGCACCTCCAGTGTCGGCCAGAGTCTCGGGGATGGCGCTCGCGCCGACTTGCGAAACGATGCCGAACAAATCTGCATAGCCGACCGGTATGCGTACGAAGCTGCCGATCTGGCCGATCCGGTACCCTTGGCCGTCGACGAAAGTCAGCCCCGAAAGCTGCGCGCCGGTCAACGCGACACTGACCGAAGTGCCATTCACGTCCTGAACGGTTCCGATAAGGGTAGGCGACGCACTATTCATGTGTTGCGCTTTGCAGTTCGTCACGGCTCAGCGACCGCAGCAGCAAGCCCAGCTTTGCAAAATCGCCAAGATTGAGCTGGCAGGGAATTCTCCCCTCATTCTCGTCGTTCTCCGCGCCAAGAAGGTGGATGACCTCCTGCGCCAGCCCACCTGGCTCCGATACGCCGACGCTGATCCAGCCCGCCCGTCGGCGGCCGATAATCGCCTCGTCCTGCGCGGCGATCGCGAGATTGGGGCCTGTTGCGCACACGCAATCGCCTTGGCATAGCCGGTGCCGCCCAACGGACCGAAGAGAAAGGCGTGCACCATCGCAGTTGGATTGTTCTTGAGGCTGCTCACAATGATATCGTTGATATGATCGTCACTGAACGAATATCCGGACATGAACAGGAGTGAAGATGGGCAGCTGATAAAATCCTTCAATCGGTCCATAAGAGCCAAATACGGCATCTTCCGGCTCTGGTCGAACTTCAGATGCGACGGATAAATCAGATGCTTCTGACCGGATTCGATCTTGTCTGAACGGATGACCGAGCCAGCTGCAGCGTTCTGTGGGAGCTTGAGTTTCCAGTTGATCGACCCGTGTATCTTCCAGAGCCTTAGCCAGCGCGGTCCGATCAATTTCTCGTTCTCTACCGCGCCAAGGTCGAAGAACGCATTCCGTGATCCGATGAACCCGTCGAAATAGGGCGCACTCTCATCTTCGAGCGCTTCTTCCATCAACAAATCATAGTTCGTGGTGAAAATGTGTACGGGCTTGTCGCGTGATAGTGATCGCGCCCATATCGCTAAATCGTGGTAAGGGCTTTCGTTGGTTGGAAGGTTTCGGTCGACAATGTCGGAAATTATCTCGCAAATCGACCGGTCCAACTGTTCAAGTTCCGCAGCTTTGAAACCGCGAACCTCGCCCTTGCCCACGACTTGCGACATCGAGCGGATCATCGACAACGCATCTTCGATATTGAAATGCGACTTTTCATCTTCGACAAACAATTTTGCCAAGCGATCGTATAGGCTCTCTTCCCCGCCTGATGGCGTTCTGAGCTTCGTGGCAATCATCTTGGTGAGGCCGGCAACATCCGGAATGATTGGTTCGTTGACGGTTTGGCCATTTTCGAGCTGGCGTTCGACACGGACGGCCAGCGGGCAACCTGCGCCAATGAAAAAGCCGACATGCTTCTTGTTTTGCGACAGCGACTGGCGAATATAATCCAGTTGCCGCGATGCGTCGTGATAAGTCACCCGATCCCCCTAGTGTCGGCTTCATATTCACCATGCATGGAGTAAAAAGTCGAGCAGCGATCGCTAAATTTTGCCGTTCCGGTTCCGGGTTCTGGACTGTCGGCCTACCCGACCAACTAATGGCTCGCAGAGATCATTCGACAAAGCCAGTTCGACCTTGGCACGGTCGAACTGGCGGGCGGTCTGTTCGCGATAAACGCAGCGGTCAGGCTGTTGACCTGGATTCGTGGCGTCAACGATCGAATTTCGGCTTACCGAGGACAGCTGCTCCAAAGGCAACGGGCCGGAAGGTCCCAATCACTCACGCCCTTTGTCAGCCTGAATAGCCGCTCAGCCGCCGATTCTTCGTCCTCAGCTGTGGACGGTCAGGCGTTATAGAGCGCCGACACCTGAGCTCGCGGTTGATTGTGAGCGATCTTGGCTCGTCCTAATGAACTGCGGCGATGCCCACAGCGATTTGGTGAAAACTGCGCTCATTTTTGCTGCCGGTACTGGACTTGTCCCCCATTCAATCCGACCAATTGCCGCTCAGGGGGGATAGTATGATTGAAGAAACACCGCGGCCTGCTCGCGACATTCACTTGCTTACAACCGAAGTTCTCCTTAGCGAACTCGTTGGAGGTCGATCAATCGCGCTTGAAGGCGGCGAGGAGTTGACGATGGTAGACGCCGACGCTCGGGCCGTTCTCGACTGGTATCGCCTGAACCAGAACAAATGGACCTCCCGGTTGAGCGCCGACGATGCCGAAGCGGTGGTTGGAAAGATTGCGATCGGAGCGCCCGAACTTGCCGCTGCCGAGGAAGTTCGGGGTCATGCTACCGGCCGGCGGCGCTTGCGTCTCGTCAAGGTGGAAGCGCATCGGTTTGCTGGCCTCCACATGTTTGGCACATTGGCTCAGCCACCCGAGACGTTCGTCTTCGAGCCGGCGAAGGCGGTCACCCTGTTTGAGGGTTCCAACGGGTCGGGCAAGACTTCGATCGTCAATTCGATCGTTTGGTGCCTCACGGGGGAACTGATCCGCTCCCAGCGCGTGCCGGCATCGGGTCAGGAGGAATTTACCTGTGAAGTGAGCGGCACAAATGGTGCGCTGAGCACGCACAAGATGTCGCCGGTCACGCCGATGCCAGGAAGGAATAGCGGCCTTGTTGCGTCGGGAAGACCGGTACCTGCAGACACCTGGGTGGAACTGACCTTCGCTGACGAGGCGGGCAATGTCCTGCCCCCGGTCCGGCGAACTCAGTCTCGAAACGATCGCGGCAAGTTGCTGGAGGATGCGCCCGATCTCAGCGGCTTGGGCCTTGATCCAATCGCCTGGCGGATCGGCACGACGATGCCGGCAATCCTGCCTTATCTTGCGGTAGGATCCGCCTCGCAGCTTGGACAGGCTGCGGCCCGATTGACCGGCCTCGCGGACCTTTCTGATCTCGCCGACCACGCAGGGCGAATGGGTAAGCGCCTTAAGACCGATCTGATGAAATCGGCGGACGAAGCGCTCGCGGCAATCATTCTACGCTTTGGCGATGCTGCGAGCGACCTCACGCGGGAACTTGGCGAGAGCCCCGACCTTGCTTTTGAGGGCGAAATCCCAACGCTGGACAAAGAGGATTGCCCTCAGCGCCTCGATGCGATCGAGAGGCATTTCACGCAGCGCAAGGCAGGAGCCCTAGGCGCTGCACAAGAAGTGCTGGGCCAGGATTTCGATCCTGAAGATCATGCATCGCGCGACAACCTCGAACGGTCGATCCAGCCAGCGATCATCCAGTTGAAGCAGTCGAGGCAATTGCCATCGGTAAGCCGGCTCAGCGGTTTGACGCTTTCCGACAAGGATGCAGAGCGAAGCCAGGCACTTCTGGACAAGATCGCAAGCGAAGCTGCCTTGCTGGCACGTCTTGCTGAAAGCCCGGACCGGGCACGCCGCGAGCAACTCTACGCGCGCGTCGCCTCGTGGGTTCACGAACACGGCCATGAGGACCAGACCAGATGCCCAGTATGCGTGGGCGACCTTTCCCTGGCGCGCGACCCTGTCACCGATCTGCCGGTGACACAGCATCTGGTATCTGCGGCGAATGACCGCGATGTCGTGTCTCGCACGATCACGCAATGGGTCGAGCACTGGACCGGTGAACTACTTAGAGAACTTCCCGCAGCAATTGCAGCCGAGGCGCGCCGCGACCTGCCGTCTACTCCCGCCGATCTGCTTGTGCACGGCATGACTGTGGAGCTTTTCGAAAGCGAAGGCTTCCGGGGTGTGCTGGGCGCGCTGCGCCCCGATGCCGAGGCTTTGGTGCATGAACAGGCGCAATTACTGCCGCCGTTTGCCGCAGTCGGCACTACGCCGCTGCCGCCTGCCATCTCCGTGACAGCCACCCAGCTCGAAACCATGGTTGGCAGGGTTAGGCGGGCGCTTGCCTTTGCGGCCTGGCGCGATCGCCACAAGGAGGTGATACTAGCCTTCATTGGGGCTGTGCGGCGGGGACATGAGGGCTCTGCGGACGCCCAACGCGCCATCGGCAAAAGGCTCGATACACTGCTGGGAATCGTCGAGAGCGTCGCGCCACTCAACCGGGCACTGGTTCTGGTAAAGCGGCTCGCCGACACGCGCGCAAGCTACGAGAACGCAGCGCGGCGCAAAAATCACTGTGGGCGCGCCGAAGCCGCATTGTTCAAGCTTACGCCGCTCGGCGGACTAGCGCAGCAGCAAGTCGACGGTCTGCGCGAACGGTTGCACGTTAGATCCGAATTGTGGCGCAAGGCCGTCTACCGCAACGCCAACACCACCGCACCAGAACTTGCCGGCACTGCGATGAGCCGCACAGGCGTGCTTGAACTTACTGTAGGGCGCGAAGGCGTGACAGCACCGGCACAGCATATCTCGAATGCATCGGCACTGCGCGGCGCGTTGTTCGGCTTCTACCTTGCTTTTCGTGAACACGTGCTTGACCAGCGGGGCGGCATCGAGACGCTCGTACTCGATGACCCGCAGGAACTACTCGACAACGAAAACCGGGAGCGCCTGGCCCGCGGGATTTCGAAGATTTCAGAGGCGGGAGCGCAAGTCATCGTCACCACGCACGATGGCAAGTTTGCGCGTTGCCTAGTCGCCGAGCACCGCGCGACCGACGGCATCGAGCACTACTCGGTCCATCCGGTAAACCCGGCGCGCCCACGGCTTGTGCCCTGTCCCGCTATCGAGGAAGTTGATCGTAAGCGTGACGCATTTAGGGAGGCCCCGAATGATCACGTTGCTGCCCGCGATTACGCAGCGCACGTGCGCGTATTCTTGGAAGCACGGCTTGGCGATCTCTTCGACGATGTCGCCCATCCTGCCCACGGCCAGCCAAGCCGTACACCGACACTGATGCAGCTGATGGACCGCCTCCGCAGACTTTCCACCGCCGAAGGCGCAAGCGAGCTGTTCCGTCACCCAGTGGTGCTCCGTTTCCTAAACCATGCGGCACTAGCAGAAGGAGCCGAACCACGCCGCGTCCTCAACGAAGCCCATCACGGCAGCCAGACGATTTCCTATGCCGATGTCGAAGCAGTGCAGAGCGAGCTGCAAGGCTTGCGCACCGCGATCGAAAAGGTTCACGAGCAGTTCCGCCTTTATCGCTGGCGCGAACCCCTAGAGCCAGAGGCCGGTGCACCGGTTGTAATTTCGCTACCAGTCATGCGCAGGCCCGCTTTCAGCGTGCCGGTTTGTCCTGACATTGCTGCTTTTGCGGGTAGCGCACCTGCCGGCGGCTCTCAGGACGAAGCGGAAGAGATGCTTGGCGGCGAGTGGTTCGAGGGCAAGGCTTTATACTATGTCAGCGGTGAGACGCTTGGCTTTGCAGTACCGGCGGGCTCGATCGCAATTGTTGATTTTGAGCCATATGCTGGCCGTGACAGCAACCTGGTAATTGCCCGGTACAGAGGGCAAGTTCTTGCCCGTCGACTGGTGAAGCCAAGCCGGTCAATTGGGGTTTCGCTTTCTGCACAGATGCCCGATCCCCGCACGTCGCGCCCGGCCCTGACTTTCGACAGTGGGGTTCGGCTGT of the Novosphingobium sp. 9 genome contains:
- a CDS encoding KTSC domain-containing protein, encoding METYDAFESSNIASLKYDSDTLTLQVSFHNGSAYQYFDVPQQIWEAFKLADSKGVFLNAEIKGTYRYSKV
- a CDS encoding SIR2 family NAD-dependent protein deacylase, producing the protein MTYHDASRQLDYIRQSLSQNKKHVGFFIGAGCPLAVRVERQLENGQTVNEPIIPDVAGLTKMIATKLRTPSGGEESLYDRLAKLFVEDEKSHFNIEDALSMIRSMSQVVGKGEVRGFKAAELEQLDRSICEIISDIVDRNLPTNESPYHDLAIWARSLSRDKPVHIFTTNYDLLMEEALEDESAPYFDGFIGSRNAFFDLGAVENEKLIGPRWLRLWKIHGSINWKLKLPQNAAAGSVIRSDKIESGQKHLIYPSHLKFDQSRKMPYLALMDRLKDFISCPSSLLFMSGYSFSDDHINDIIVSSLKNNPTAMVHAFLFGPLGGTGYAKAIACAQQAPISRSPRRTRRLSAADGRAGSASAYRSQVGWRRRSSTFLARRTTRMRGEFPASSILAILQSWACCCGR
- a CDS encoding AAA family ATPase — protein: MIEETPRPARDIHLLTTEVLLSELVGGRSIALEGGEELTMVDADARAVLDWYRLNQNKWTSRLSADDAEAVVGKIAIGAPELAAAEEVRGHATGRRRLRLVKVEAHRFAGLHMFGTLAQPPETFVFEPAKAVTLFEGSNGSGKTSIVNSIVWCLTGELIRSQRVPASGQEEFTCEVSGTNGALSTHKMSPVTPMPGRNSGLVASGRPVPADTWVELTFADEAGNVLPPVRRTQSRNDRGKLLEDAPDLSGLGLDPIAWRIGTTMPAILPYLAVGSASQLGQAAARLTGLADLSDLADHAGRMGKRLKTDLMKSADEALAAIILRFGDAASDLTRELGESPDLAFEGEIPTLDKEDCPQRLDAIERHFTQRKAGALGAAQEVLGQDFDPEDHASRDNLERSIQPAIIQLKQSRQLPSVSRLSGLTLSDKDAERSQALLDKIASEAALLARLAESPDRARREQLYARVASWVHEHGHEDQTRCPVCVGDLSLARDPVTDLPVTQHLVSAANDRDVVSRTITQWVEHWTGELLRELPAAIAAEARRDLPSTPADLLVHGMTVELFESEGFRGVLGALRPDAEALVHEQAQLLPPFAAVGTTPLPPAISVTATQLETMVGRVRRALAFAAWRDRHKEVILAFIGAVRRGHEGSADAQRAIGKRLDTLLGIVESVAPLNRALVLVKRLADTRASYENAARRKNHCGRAEAALFKLTPLGGLAQQQVDGLRERLHVRSELWRKAVYRNANTTAPELAGTAMSRTGVLELTVGREGVTAPAQHISNASALRGALFGFYLAFREHVLDQRGGIETLVLDDPQELLDNENRERLARGISKISEAGAQVIVTTHDGKFARCLVAEHRATDGIEHYSVHPVNPARPRLVPCPAIEEVDRKRDAFREAPNDHVAARDYAAHVRVFLEARLGDLFDDVAHPAHGQPSRTPTLMQLMDRLRRLSTAEGASELFRHPVVLRFLNHAALAEGAEPRRVLNEAHHGSQTISYADVEAVQSELQGLRTAIEKVHEQFRLYRWREPLEPEAGAPVVISLPVMRRPAFSVPVCPDIAAFAGSAPAGGSQDEAEEMLGGEWFEGKALYYVSGETLGFAVPAGSIAIVDFEPYAGRDSNLVIARYRGQVLARRLVKPSRSIGVSLSAQMPDPRTSRPALTFDSGVRLYRIVGALFTQAQPPDGGGEAQPIEVCPELENVAVAYRVKEDSAIPLALPGQIILGGAELTPVDLDHWEDRLVAVTLDDGTSIFKRVGRRLPGRFSHLRLFETIGGLGSSMIVATEAVESDQGDSGVPLMISARRVIGVLYS